A window of Ptychodera flava strain L36383 chromosome 1, AS_Pfla_20210202, whole genome shotgun sequence contains these coding sequences:
- the LOC139131841 gene encoding 1-aminocyclopropane-1-carboxylate synthase-like protein 1 isoform X2, whose product MLSKRGVDIQNATKVTDIGFAKCLADPYNAESNPNGIINAGTSENTISCDIVAEKLSQVEPLFNKDVDILRYHDYTGLTSFKNTLCTFLTKHAKAHKQLDQNNLVVLNGCGSCLAALSLVLSDPGDEWLTMTPYSPVVKESVEGIPLTDIFYGDLCSQTSGENGKPFQLTVDMLEDALGQATQKDINIRGLFLINPHNPLGDIYSKQLLMDCLHFAKRHGLHVIVDEIYMLSVFDEEAEFTSVLSLEDLPDPDRTHFTWSFSKDFSISGLRCGVIYSWNKEILSAVAGVAYWFALPTVVQVTLNSMLCDEEWVAQTYLPTNRKRLRNAHEIMSKGLTRLGIPHLARSAGLYIWADFRKVMATGVYEAEMEMFYELIDAGVYITPGQGFYCKEPGWFRIVFALPRDVQDQVLHRIGTVIEMKRKKSMKPKEIMCNSLLTK is encoded by the exons ATGTTGTCTAAGAGAGGAGTTGATATACAGAATGCAACGAAAGTCACTGATATAGGGTTTGCAAAGTGCTTAGCAGATCCCTATAATGCAGAGTCCAATCCAAAT GGCATCATCAATGCTGGAACGTCTGAAAACACTATTTCTTGTGACATAGTCGCTGAAAAG CTGTCCCAAGTGGAGCCACTCTTTAATAAAGACGTTGACATATTGAGATACCATGATTACACTGGACTGACGTCGTTTAAGAATACGTTGTGCACTTTCCTGACTAAGCACGCCAAAGCACATAAACAGCTTGATCAAAATAAC cttgTTGTTCTGAATGGGTGTGGTTCATGCCTCGCTGCATTGTCACTGGTACTCAGTGACCCAGGAG ATGAATGGTTGACGATGACTCCATATTCCCCTGTTGTCAAGGAAAGCGTTGAAGGAATACCTCTGACAGATATATTTTATGGTGACCTTTGCAGTCAG ACATCTGGGGAGAATGGAAAACCATTCCAACTGACAGTTGATATGTTGGAAGATGCACTTGGACAAGCGACACAAAAG GACATTAATATTCGAGGCTTATTTCTTATAAATCCACACAACCCACTGGGTGATATCTATTCCAAGCAACTCTTGATGGATTGTTTGCATTTTGCTAAAAG ACATGGACTACATGTCATAGTGGATGAGATCTACATGCTTTCTGTGTTTGATGAAGAAGCAGAGTTCACCAGTGTGCTAAGTCTGGAAGATTTGCCAGATCCTGACAGAACTCACTTCACTTGGTCATTTTCGAAG GATTTCTCCATATCTGGTCTACGCTGCGGTGTAATTTACAGCTGGAATAAAGAGATTTTATCGGCTGTTGCAGGAGTGGCTTACTGGTTTGCTTTACCAACTGTCGTGCAAGTTACACTCAACAGCATGCTTTGTGACGAAG AATGGGTAGCGCAAACGTATTTACCAACAAATCGTAAGAGACTTAGGAATGCTCATGAAATAATGTCTAAAGGATTGACAAGGCTAGGGATACCACACCTTGCAAGATCAGCAGGTCTCTACATCTGGGCAGACTTTAGAAAGGTGA tggccacgggtgtatatGAAGCGGAGATGGAGATGTTTTATGAGCTCATCGATGCTGGTGTCTACATTACACCAGGGCAAGGGTTCTACTGCAAGGAACCAGGCTGGTTCAGGATTGTCTTCGCTCTTCCAAGAGACGTACAAGATCAAG
- the LOC139131841 gene encoding 1-aminocyclopropane-1-carboxylate synthase-like protein 1 isoform X3 → MLSKRGVDIQNATKVTDIGFAKCLADPYNAESNPNGIINAGTSENTISCDIVAEKLVVLNGCGSCLAALSLVLSDPGDEWLTMTPYSPVVKESVEGIPLTDIFYGDLCSQTSGENGKPFQLTVDMLEDALGQATQKDINIRGLFLINPHNPLGDIYSKQLLMDCLHFAKRHGLHVIVDEIYMLSVFDEEAEFTSVLSLEDLPDPDRTHFTWSFSKDFSISGLRCGVIYSWNKEILSAVAGVAYWFALPTVVQVTLNSMLCDEEWVAQTYLPTNRKRLRNAHEIMSKGLTRLGIPHLARSAGLYIWADFRKNFCLLQTGLINTKVATGVYEAEMEMFYELIDAGVYITPGQGFYCKEPGWFRIVFALPRDVQDQVLHRIGTVIEMKRKKSMKPKEIMCNSLLTK, encoded by the exons ATGTTGTCTAAGAGAGGAGTTGATATACAGAATGCAACGAAAGTCACTGATATAGGGTTTGCAAAGTGCTTAGCAGATCCCTATAATGCAGAGTCCAATCCAAAT GGCATCATCAATGCTGGAACGTCTGAAAACACTATTTCTTGTGACATAGTCGCTGAAAAG cttgTTGTTCTGAATGGGTGTGGTTCATGCCTCGCTGCATTGTCACTGGTACTCAGTGACCCAGGAG ATGAATGGTTGACGATGACTCCATATTCCCCTGTTGTCAAGGAAAGCGTTGAAGGAATACCTCTGACAGATATATTTTATGGTGACCTTTGCAGTCAG ACATCTGGGGAGAATGGAAAACCATTCCAACTGACAGTTGATATGTTGGAAGATGCACTTGGACAAGCGACACAAAAG GACATTAATATTCGAGGCTTATTTCTTATAAATCCACACAACCCACTGGGTGATATCTATTCCAAGCAACTCTTGATGGATTGTTTGCATTTTGCTAAAAG ACATGGACTACATGTCATAGTGGATGAGATCTACATGCTTTCTGTGTTTGATGAAGAAGCAGAGTTCACCAGTGTGCTAAGTCTGGAAGATTTGCCAGATCCTGACAGAACTCACTTCACTTGGTCATTTTCGAAG GATTTCTCCATATCTGGTCTACGCTGCGGTGTAATTTACAGCTGGAATAAAGAGATTTTATCGGCTGTTGCAGGAGTGGCTTACTGGTTTGCTTTACCAACTGTCGTGCAAGTTACACTCAACAGCATGCTTTGTGACGAAG AATGGGTAGCGCAAACGTATTTACCAACAAATCGTAAGAGACTTAGGAATGCTCATGAAATAATGTCTAAAGGATTGACAAGGCTAGGGATACCACACCTTGCAAGATCAGCAGGTCTCTACATCTGGGCAGACTTTAGAAAG aatttctgcttgctgcagacaggcttaatcaacactaaagtggccacgggtgtatatGAAGCGGAGATGGAGATGTTTTATGAGCTCATCGATGCTGGTGTCTACATTACACCAGGGCAAGGGTTCTACTGCAAGGAACCAGGCTGGTTCAGGATTGTCTTCGCTCTTCCAAGAGACGTACAAGATCAAG
- the LOC139131841 gene encoding 1-aminocyclopropane-1-carboxylate synthase-like protein 1 isoform X1, translating to MLSKRGVDIQNATKVTDIGFAKCLADPYNAESNPNGIINAGTSENTISCDIVAEKLSQVEPLFNKDVDILRYHDYTGLTSFKNTLCTFLTKHAKAHKQLDQNNLVVLNGCGSCLAALSLVLSDPGDEWLTMTPYSPVVKESVEGIPLTDIFYGDLCSQTSGENGKPFQLTVDMLEDALGQATQKDINIRGLFLINPHNPLGDIYSKQLLMDCLHFAKRHGLHVIVDEIYMLSVFDEEAEFTSVLSLEDLPDPDRTHFTWSFSKDFSISGLRCGVIYSWNKEILSAVAGVAYWFALPTVVQVTLNSMLCDEEWVAQTYLPTNRKRLRNAHEIMSKGLTRLGIPHLARSAGLYIWADFRKNFCLLQTGLINTKVATGVYEAEMEMFYELIDAGVYITPGQGFYCKEPGWFRIVFALPRDVQDQVLHRIGTVIEMKRKKSMKPKEIMCNSLLTK from the exons ATGTTGTCTAAGAGAGGAGTTGATATACAGAATGCAACGAAAGTCACTGATATAGGGTTTGCAAAGTGCTTAGCAGATCCCTATAATGCAGAGTCCAATCCAAAT GGCATCATCAATGCTGGAACGTCTGAAAACACTATTTCTTGTGACATAGTCGCTGAAAAG CTGTCCCAAGTGGAGCCACTCTTTAATAAAGACGTTGACATATTGAGATACCATGATTACACTGGACTGACGTCGTTTAAGAATACGTTGTGCACTTTCCTGACTAAGCACGCCAAAGCACATAAACAGCTTGATCAAAATAAC cttgTTGTTCTGAATGGGTGTGGTTCATGCCTCGCTGCATTGTCACTGGTACTCAGTGACCCAGGAG ATGAATGGTTGACGATGACTCCATATTCCCCTGTTGTCAAGGAAAGCGTTGAAGGAATACCTCTGACAGATATATTTTATGGTGACCTTTGCAGTCAG ACATCTGGGGAGAATGGAAAACCATTCCAACTGACAGTTGATATGTTGGAAGATGCACTTGGACAAGCGACACAAAAG GACATTAATATTCGAGGCTTATTTCTTATAAATCCACACAACCCACTGGGTGATATCTATTCCAAGCAACTCTTGATGGATTGTTTGCATTTTGCTAAAAG ACATGGACTACATGTCATAGTGGATGAGATCTACATGCTTTCTGTGTTTGATGAAGAAGCAGAGTTCACCAGTGTGCTAAGTCTGGAAGATTTGCCAGATCCTGACAGAACTCACTTCACTTGGTCATTTTCGAAG GATTTCTCCATATCTGGTCTACGCTGCGGTGTAATTTACAGCTGGAATAAAGAGATTTTATCGGCTGTTGCAGGAGTGGCTTACTGGTTTGCTTTACCAACTGTCGTGCAAGTTACACTCAACAGCATGCTTTGTGACGAAG AATGGGTAGCGCAAACGTATTTACCAACAAATCGTAAGAGACTTAGGAATGCTCATGAAATAATGTCTAAAGGATTGACAAGGCTAGGGATACCACACCTTGCAAGATCAGCAGGTCTCTACATCTGGGCAGACTTTAGAAAG aatttctgcttgctgcagacaggcttaatcaacactaaagtggccacgggtgtatatGAAGCGGAGATGGAGATGTTTTATGAGCTCATCGATGCTGGTGTCTACATTACACCAGGGCAAGGGTTCTACTGCAAGGAACCAGGCTGGTTCAGGATTGTCTTCGCTCTTCCAAGAGACGTACAAGATCAAG